In Spiroplasma chinense, the DNA window TTTATCTTTCTAATTACTTTGGTTGTATTTTCATCTTCAAATACTGCCTCTTTTATTTTATCGTTCTATAATAGTTAGAATACAGTGGGTTAAAAATAAAAAAATACATTTAATATAATGTATCTTATTTTGATAATTTGTAATTAGAGTAATTTACTTTTGTTTTTTAATGGATTCAATTTTTTTGTTTAATTCTTCAATTTCAAGTTTATAAAATTTTTCTTGTTCTTTTATTCTTGCTTCTTGTTCAGCAATTTTTCTTTCGTGCGCTTCCGTTTTTTCTAAAAGCTCTTGTTTTAATCTCATAAAAGCAAAATCTTTTTTTGTTTCAAAATCTTTAATTGCTTTTTCACAATCTTTATTTACATCTTTTAAATTGTATCTTTCTATTTCTCTAGCCACTGTTACGTTCATCCCTCTATTTATCTTTCTAATTACTTTGGTTGTATTTTCATCTTCAAATACTGCCTCTTTTATTTTATCACTCAATAATAGTTAGAATCCTGCGGGTTAAAAATAAAAAAATACATTTATTATAATGTATCTTATTTTGATAATTTGTAATTAGAGTAATTTACTTTTGATTTTGAATGGATTCAAGTTTTTTGTTTAACTTTTCAATTTCAAGTTTATAAAATTTTTCTTGCGCTTCCATTTTTTCTAAAAGCTCTTGTTTTAATCTCATAAAAGCAATATCTTTTTTTGTTTCAAAATCTTTAATTGCTTTTTCACAATCTTTATTTACATCTTTTAAATTGTATCTTTCTATTTCTCTAGCCACTGTTACGTTCATCCCTCTATTTATCTTTCTAATTACTTTGGTTGTATTTTCATCTTCAAATACTGCCTCTTTTATTTTATCATTCTATAATAGTTAGAATACAGTGGGTTAAAAATAAAAAAATACATTTATTATAATGTATCTTATTTTGATAATTTGTAATTAGAGTAATTTACTTTTGTTTTTTAATGGATTCAATTTTTTCGTTTAATTTTTCAATTTCAAGTTTATAAAATTTTTCTTGTTCGATACTTTTTTGTTCTTGATCTTTTAATTTTGCTTCTTGTTCAGCTTGTTTTCGGTCTTGTTCAATGATTTTTCTTTCTTGTGCTTCTATTTTTTCTAAAAACTCTTGTTTTAATCTCATAAAAGCAAAATCTTTTTTTATTTCAAAATCTTTAATTGCTTTTTCACAATCTTTATTTACATCTTTTAAATTGTATCTTTCTATTTCTCTAGCCACTGTTACGTTCATCCCTCTATTTATCTTTCTAATTACTTTGGTTGTATTTTCATCTTCAAATACTGCCTCTTTTATTTTATCATTCTATAATAGTTAGAATACAGTGGGTTAAAAATAAAAAAATACATTTAATATAATGTATCTTATTTTGATAATTTGTAATTAGAGTAATTTACTTTTGTTTTTTAATGGATTCAATTTTTTTGTTTAATTCTTCAATTTCAAGTTTATAAAATTTTTCTTGTTCGATACTTTTTTGTTCTTGATCTTTTAATTTTGCTTCTTGTTCAGCTTGTTTTCGGTCTTGTTCAGCTTGTTTTCGGTCTTGTTCAGCTTGTTTTCGGTCTTGTTCAATGATTTTTCTTTCTTGTGCTTCTATTTTTTCTAAAAACTCTTGTTTTAATCTCATAAAAGCAAAATCTTTTTTTATTTCAAAATCTTTAATTGCTTTTTCACAATCTTTATTTACATCTTTTAAATTGTATCTTTCTATTTCTCTAGCCACTGTTACGTTCATCCCTCTATTTATCTTTCTAATTACTTTGGTTGTATTTTCATCTTCAAATACTGCCTCTTTTATTTTATCACGATTAGTTTCATATTCAGGAGAATCGGGTGGAACAGTTTCTTTGATAATAGGAGTAATAGTTTTTTCCTTAAAATTAAACTTTAACCCAACATTAAAAGCAACATCAATCACATGTTCATCTTCAGTAACATTTGTAAAATCTTTAGTATCTTTGAAAGCGTTGATTATTTTTAATAGTTCATTTAAATTATTAACTCTAATTGATTTGGAAGTCTTTGTTGGGTTATTATTTTTTTTAATTTTGTCTTTCATTTTATCACCTCACTATTACTATCGTCATGAAAAGAAATAAAATGTACAAAAAAATGTAACTAATTTTAAAAAAAGTATAAAAAAACTAATGCCTAAGCATTAGTTTTGGTTTTTATAGCCCACATTTTAATTGTGCCCCACAGTTTGCACAAGTAACACATCCAGCTGAATCTATTAAAGTTCCAATTGTACACATTGGACATAAGTCTCCGACATCATTTCCAATTTTTTGTTCTTGTGTAATTTTTTTAGGTACGTCAGTTTCTTGAATTGGTGTCAACTCTTGTTCTTCTTTTAATAAGTGTTCGTCATCTGTGTCAAGTGATAAAACTTGTGTATCACGACTTCCGTCAACATAAACTGTTCCACCTTTTGCTCCGCCTTTGTAAAGTCTTGTATAAATTTTTTCAACTTGTTCAACTTTATATCCTTTAGGTGCATTAACAGTTTTTGATATTGATGAGTCAACTCATCTTTGAATGATACATTGAACATCTGCATGAGCTTCTGGTGCAAGTTCCATTGCACTTACAAAGTAATCAGGTAAAGGTTTGTCTGTATATTCTGGGTTATATTTTAATCATTCTTGAACAATTTTAGCTTTAACTTCCATGAACTTTCCAAGTCTTCCACTTCTAAAGTATGAGAAAGCAAAGTAAGGTTCAAGTCCTGTTGAACATCCAACCATTGTTCCAGTTGAACCTGTTGGTGCAACTGTAATTAGGTGAGAGTTTCTAATTCCTTCATCAAGAATTCCTTGTCTAATGTCTTCTGGCATTTTTTTCAAGAATCCTGATTCAATAAATTTTTCTCTATCTTCTAAGAATGGGAATGATCCTTTTTCTTTTCCAAGTTTAATTGATGTTCTATAAGCTGTTGTTGTTATAGTTTCAAAGATTTTGTCAACAATTTTGTTTCCTTCTTCTGATCCATATTTTACTCCAGCTCAGATTAATAAATCGTGTAATCCCATTACACCAAGTCCAACTCTTCTTTCACCAAGTGCTTGTTGTTTGTTTGGTTCCAAGAAGTATGGAGTTGAGTCAATTACGTTGTCTTGCATTCTCACACAAACAGAAACTGTTTTTGCAAGTTTATCGTAAAGAACTTCTTTAGTTTCTTTATCAACAAAGTTTGCTAAGTTAACTGCTGCTAAGTTACATACTGAGTAAGGTGCTAAAGGTTGTTCACCACAAGGATTTGTAGCAACAACTTTTTGACCATATCCTTTTGCATTTGTCATATCATTTGCAGTATCTAAGAAGAAAATTCCAGGTTCTGCAGAATAAGTTGCACAGAAGTTAATCAAATCTCATAAGTCTTTTGCTCTAATTGATTGATAAACTTTTGATGGATATCTTCTTTTTTCTCATTCGAATACATCCCCTATGTCAGCTCATTTAGTGTCATAGAAATATTTTTGTTCTTTTGTTAAATTTTCTAGATCTGGATATTTTAATTCTCAGTCTAAATCTTTTTCAACTGCTTCCATAAATTTGTGAGAAATTGTAACAGAGATATTTGCACCAGTCATAAATTCTGGGTTAGCAACAACTCATTTTCCTCCCACTTTCAATTTTTCTGCAGCTTCTTTTATAAGTGAAGCGTCAACATTTGTTGGATTTGCAATTACATTTTCATATAATTTTCTTTCAACTTCTGTTAAATATTCAAATCTTAATTTTCTATTTGCTTCTTGACGAATTAATTCACTTGGTGAATTATTTCTTAATCATAATAAGATGTTTGGGTTTTGCATTTTTGAAATAATAAACTCAATTACATCTGGGTGTCAATCAGCTAACATAATCATTTGAGCTCCACGTCTTGAACCACCTTGTTCTATTAAGTGAGTTAATAGAGAAAGGTCATTCAATCAAGACACAGCCCCACTTGAACGACCACCAACACTTTTTGCTGGTGCTCCTTTTGGTCTTAAAGTTGAACCATTTGTTCCAACTCCTCCACCTCTTGACATGATTTCAGTAACTTGCGCTCTATGGTGAGAGATTGCAGCTCTGTCATCTTTAATAAATGGCATTACATAACAGTTAAAGTATGTAACTTCACTACCACTTCCTGCACCGTATAAAACTCTTCCTGCAGGTATAATATTTAATTCACCAAGTTCTCTTGCGAACTCTTTTCCGATTTCATCACGAAGTTCTTCTTTTTCAACTTGTGCTAAGTTGTTACCAACTCTTTTTGCAATTTGTTCAAAGAATAATTCTAATGGTTTTTCTAGTTCATATTTTTGTTTAATAATCAGATTTTCACTGTTTGTTTCTTTTAATAACTCTGGATCTATTGCTCCCAAATATCCTTCGTCAACTTCAATTATATAAGTTCCGTTATCTTTAATTTCTTTTACATAACCAATTCCTCTTGATGGGAAAACTGGGTCTGCTTTAATAGTTGTGATAACTAAATCACCAACTCCTAAAGAAACAAGGTTTTTATCTTTTTGTGAATATCTATCTAGCATAACCATTCTTGAAACACCTTCAAACACCATTTTATCTGAATTTTCAATTGGATAAAGGTGTTTGAAGTATTTATGTATGTCTTCATTGATGTTCTCAATTTGCTTTTGATTGTAAAGCTCTTGCATTATAAATTCCTCCTGTTGATATTTTTTTGATTGCTTAAAAAGCGCCCAATAATAGATATCCACTAATCATTAGCCAATGTGTAAAAGTGGATAACTTTTTTATAATATATGAAAATACGAAAAAATCTAGTACTTGGAAAATTTAATTACCCCCTTTAATAGCCACAAGATAAAACACTTATTTTAAAGTAGATTGGAAAATTAAACCAATAATTTTTTCCATATTAACACTTATAATTTTGGATCAAAAAAACACCATTGTAACATGGTGTTCATATGCGCATATGATATTGTAAATTAACGTTTTGAGAATTGTGGTGCTCTACGTGCTCCGTAAAGTCCGTATTTTTTACGCTCTTTAACACGAGCATCACGAGTCAATAAACCTTTACCTCTTAATTCTGGTTTGTAGTCTTTACTTGCTTCTAATAAAGCTCTTGCAATCCCTAAACGAGCTGCTCCAGCTTGACCTGTAAATCCTCCACCTTTAACTGTAATTTTGATTGAAAAGTCTGATTTTGTACCTGTTGCTTCTAGTGGTTGTTCCATATCTTGAACTAAAGTTGCATATGGGAAGAACTCTAGAGCTGGTTTTCCGTTAACAATTATTTCACCTGTACCTGGAGTTAAGATAACTTGAGCAACTGAAGATTTTCTTCTACCAGTTCCTCTGTACATAACAGTATTTTTATTTGCAGCCATTATTTATTATCTCCTTTTGTGTTTCTTGTTATCACTAAAACTTCAGGGTTTTGTGCTTGGTGAGGGTGTTCAGGACCAGCGTACACGTGTAGTGCACGGTATTGGTTTGAACCTTGTACGTTTTTAGGTAACATTAATCTTACAGCTCTTTCAATGATTCTTTCAGGGAATAGTGCACGTTGTGTTTTAACGTTTCTTGATTTTAATCCCCCTGGGTGCATTGAGTGGTGGTAGTAGTTTTTATCAGATTCTTTTTTTCCTGTTAAAACTACTTTTTCAGCATTAACAATAATAACGTGGTCACCGTTGTTAATGTGTGGTGTAAATGTTGGTTTATGTTTTCCTCTTAAAACTTTTGCAACTTCAGTTGATAAACGTCCTAAAATTGCGTCAGTAGCGTCAACTACATATCATTTTTTAGCAATATCTGCTGTTTTAATAAGTGTAGTTTGTTTCATGTGCTTTTTCTCCTTCGCTTCCGGGGCTTGTGAGTAAGCAAATATATTATATATTAAAAAATAGGTTTAGGACAAGGGTTTATGATTTTTTTAAATAAAAAAGTGAATAATAAGCATTATGTCCTAAAAAAATAAAAAAATATTGCTTGTTAGATTTAGCTGCAAATCACATAAACTTAAAATATTTCAAGCTAAAATAGTACAATTTTTGCTTTAAAATATGCACTCGAGTTTCTTCTATTGAATCAAAGAAGTTTAAATTATCATAACTATATTTAATTCTTGTGAGTTCTGTATTAATATAAATCCATAAGTTCTTTCTTTTACTGTTTTTCGGTCAAAAATCTTTTAACTTTTGTAAACAATTTTATAATTTTCTTAATTTATTTTATACACAACAGCGACTCAATTAAACAAAAAGAAGATTTATCATCTTCTTTTCTTTTTTTATTCTTTATCAAAATCACTTCTGTTAAAGTAAATACCTGGATCACCATTTTCTTTTGGTTTTGCTATAAAGAATCTTTCAAAGTTTTCTCCTTCTTCAGGTTTAAGATTTCAAATAAAGGAATCTTGATATACTCTAACTTCTAAATAACCAAATTCTTGAAATGTTAAAATTGTATCCATTTCATATGCATTTCAAATTGTAAAAGCAGATTTTTTTCATCTCCTACATTTTTATAGTCATTAAAAATTAAGGGATTAATTTTTTCTTCCACTGCAGAGTTTAACCCTCCGGTGTAACTTCCTTCGTTATAAACTACATTAAAAATGTTTTTTTCATTCTTATCTTTAATGTCATAATTATATTCTCGATTTCTTTCATAACTTTGCGTTGCGCTATCTATGTAATCGCGAACGTCTTCAAAATTATATGTCATAAAAGTTATTAACGTTTTTGTATAAATTTCTTCTAATTTTTTACCACTTAAACCTTTTAAATCATTATTATAAATATAAGCCGATGTTAGCGTATGATTTTTTAAATTTGCTTTTAAGTAATCAATTGCACTGTCAAATTTTTGGATTTCATAGTCTTGTCATCAAAAAGTTTCTTCAGGTTCTGGTTCAGATGGAACATTATGTTTTGGATCTTCGCACGAAACCGCCAAACTAGTTGGGACCGTTAACACTGTAGCGCTTAGTAATTTTAATAATATTTTTTTCATTTTTAATCTCCTTTGTTTATTAGCGTAAAAATTTTGCTAACAACTTCTTTCATTTCTTCTTCTGTTGACCAGTAGAATGTTATTAATTCTTTTCCAGTATTGTAAACATAAACTCTTCTACTTCTGTAAATGGTTTTTACACCTGTTATGAGATTTATATTATTTTTATATGCATTTAATGCATTTTCATAATTATTGAAATAAAGTGTTCTATTTTCAAATGAGAAACTATATACATTATATTTTCCATTTGAAATTAAATCATCAAAGTTAGTATATTCGTTTTCTAAATTATTCAACTCTTTTTTGTTTATAAAGTTTTCTTTTACATTTATTGTCGAAGTTAAATAACTTAAAGCATTTTCTTCGTTATAATCTTCAGATATTATTTCTCCATTTGGATTATATAAGTAAAACTTTTTATAAAGTATTGGTGATTGTTTGTCAAATTGTATTTTTTTAGCACCTTCAATGGTTGTAGATATATTTACACCTATATTATCAATAAAGGTGTAAGGTGTTGAACCTGAATCTGATATAAACCATCAAGCATTTAGGATATTATCTCCTTCACTTGGATAGTCCAAATACGTAAAGTTATTTTTTCACTTGTTTTTTATTTGTTTCTATATTCTTTCATTCCTCTTCTTTTTTTCCTTTCTTATTCATTTTTATATTAACAAATTCTAAAATTAATTTCCATTTATTTATTTGATTTTAGAAATAAATTTATTTGTTTTCACAATCTCTTTCTTCTATCCAAATTTTTGCATCCAGATTTTCAATTATCTTTTTTAAAATAAGGGTATTTATATTAGATTTAATACTATTATAAGAACACTGAAAAATAAACTAATAGTCAAGAATAAATTGCTTTAAGGTTCAAAAAAACAAACGTTCCTCATGATCATTCAAATGCAATTTTTTTTATTCTTATATTTTGATACATAGTTACTTATTATTAAGAAATAAAAAAATAAAACAGTTTGAACATCTAAAATAAAATTGACAATAAAAAGATACTTTTATTGTTAATTTTATTAATAGGTGTTCTTTTACTATGGCAAAACAATATACAAAAGATGAAAAACTTAACATTTTAAAAGAGTGTGTGGATGCTTCAATAACAAATGTATCTGTAAATTTGACCTGAGCCCTTCGACAATTAAACGTTGAAGAAGAGAATTTAAGGAAGAAGGAGAAGGTGCCCTTGAATGAGGGAGAGGTTCAAGTGCAAAAAGTCACGAAAAAAAATTCAAAAATCAAGATTGAATTTTAAAAGAACCTGATGACATGAATATTGATGAACTTAAAGAAACTTTAAGAATGGAGAGAGTGCTAAAAAAGTATTTGGCGAAGACAACTGGAGAAAAGTGCTTCGCCATTTTAGAGTTAAAAAACCTATTTTCCTTACAAAGTCTTTGTTTATATCTTGGAGTTTCTAGACAAGGTTTTTATGATTGATTAAATAGCAGTAAACCAAAATACAAAAACTTGGATAATGAGGTTGCCGATCTCATAAATAAACTTTATTTTAAATTTAAAAGAAAATATGGATATCAAATGCTTACATTATTTCTTAACAAGTATTTTGGAAAAAATTTAAAACCATGAGTGGTATATAGGTATATGAAAATATTAAAAATCATAGCTGTTAGAATAAAAAAGTGTCTGATAACGACAAGTCTGGACCGTTAAGATATCCAAATTTATTAAACAGAAATTTTGAATCAAATAAATTGAATGAAAAATAAAAAACAGATGTTACTTAGATAAAAACTTCCACTGGAGTTGCTTACTTATCTGCGATAAAAGATCTTACAAGTTCAGAAATTGTAGATTGAAAGCTTTCAAGAAACCCGAACAACGAATTATCTCATGGCAATTTATTGTCTGCTATTAAAAAAAGAGGAGTTCCAAAGTTAATGCATTCAGACCAAGGTGGTCCATATACTAACGATACGTGAAAAGAAATTTGTGGTTCAAACGGTATAAGAATATCAATGTCTAAAAGAGGGAATTCGCCCGACAACTGGTCTTGTGAATCATTCTTTAGTAGCATAAAAAATGAATGCATTTACACCTACAAAGTTTCTCAACTCAATTTTTCAAATATATATAAGATAATTTTTGACTATATAGAATTTTACAATTATGTAAGAACTAGATTAAAAGATAAAAAAACTCCATACGAAATTCGTATGGAGAAAGTCTCACTTTAATGTCAATTTTAGTTAACAACTTCATATAGTCTTTTTTTGTTAACTTTTAATTCATTCATTTACATTAGATGTTCCAAATGGGTTAGTTTTGATTCAATCTAACAATTGTGATCAATAAGCTTGTATTAATTTATAAAGATCCTTATAAGACTCAGAAGGTTGGTACTCAGCAATGTTTGTGTTTTCTTCTATAAGTTCATCTTCAAAAAACTTAATGCTATCAAATTCTGGTGAATGTTTGGTAAAAGTTTTATAATTTTCCTCTGTCGCTTTATCGGAATATATTAAGAACTGCATTTCTTTAAAATAATAAGCATTCATAAGTGGATACATAAACATAAATTCTTGGAATTTTTCAACTTCTACCAACTGTTTATAAGCTTCATTTATTTCTTCATCTGTTGAATCCTTACTATATATGATGTCAAATGATTCTTTATATTCTTCCCTTAAAAACTTGTACAGTTCTCCATATTTTTCTCCCATCTTAGATGCAACTTCATCTAACTCCTTAAACATTACACCCTTTGAAACTTGTTCTGGTATTATAGCAAACTTATGAATTTGCTTGTCTTCGTTTGGGCTATCGCCACATGCTACAACTGTAGCCCCTGTTGAAACAACAAGATTTGCTGCTCCTAAAAAACTTAGTAATTTTTTCATTTTTTCTTTCTCCGTATTCCTACAAAAGAATTTTAGCAAAAACAAGAAATAATTTCTATAATAAATAATAATTATATTATTTTTTCCAGCAATATACAACACTTTTTAAAGAAAATAAAAAAACTAGGTAGAACCTAGTTTTGTGACTATTTAAGTAACTTTCAATTATTATTAACCTTTCCCTTATCACTCAAAGAGCTTATCCAAAAAAGCTTAAGCAATAGCTGCCAGTTACTTTGTTAAAAATGACGTTATTTAACTTTCCTATTAAAATAGCCACAAATAAATAATACACTCTTTAAATGCAAAATGCAAATAACTGGTTTTTAACTTTAATTACTAAATGACATTAACTGTAAATGTTAGAACTTTAAAGTAGTTTTTAACACCCTCTTTGTCAGTTCCTCTTTGTTGAAATTTAACAGAATACGTTTTTCCTTTTTTAGGTTCAGTTATTGCAAAAATAGCTCAATCTCCTTGAATAAATGCAACAGAGAAATCATTTTCAAACTCCTTATATATAACCAATTGAGGTCTGCTGTTAAGCACTTTAGCCCTGTAATTAAACCATTTATTTTCTTCACCTTCTAAAACCTTATATTCTATAGGTTTAATTATTTCTTGATTAGTATCTTTGTCAAGTAAAGCTACATCATCTGGACATATTATTAAGGTTTGTATACCGATAGGGAATTTGTAATTCTTTGGTACTATCCTAATTATTAAATAAATTGGTTTAGTCAATTTTTCATCAGTTTGATAAATTAATTTAATATCTTTACCATCATTTAAAAATTGAGCTTTTAAATTTTTATCAGAACTTTCAATTGCTTCAACCCCTTGTACTTCATCGTTATTTTCTACACTTCACAAGAATTCAGTGTTTTCTGGATAAATAAAATCTTGAACTGAATCATCTTTTAAAATAACTTCTAGTCCAGTGTTTTGACTATTACTTACTTTTATTTCATTTCCCCAAAAACCTTCACCATTAATTGGTTTGGCTCTTAAATAAATAGTTTTTTCAAAATTAGAGTGTTTGGTAATTACTTTAACTTCATTATCTTCAACATACACCTTAACCAAATCAGAATCTATTTGTTGTTTGAAATCTTCAAAAGGATCCAAAGAAAATTCTAATTGTTCCAAATCTGACATGTTTGAAACTTTTATAGCACTTTGGTCACCACTATTTGTGTTTAAAGCAACTTTATCTAAATAGATACTTTCCTTCATTACACCATAGTTAATATTTATTGTAGATTGGCTACCCAATACAGACATATCCCCTCATTTATCATTTCATCATTCAAAAACCTCTACCCTGTATTGTCTTTCATATCTATTGACAATTCCTAAATCATTTAGATTTACATAAACTAAATTTTTTGAACCTTTTTTATCTTTATCTAAAGTAGCTTTAAATTTACCAAATGAATACTCTTCTACAAAACCTTTAAAAGCTTCTTCAACTTCTTGTTCATTAACAAATAATTTTTTAGATCTTCTATAACTTGATTTAATGTGAATAAAAAAATCTTTTCATTTTCCAGTTAAAGAAACCACTTCACAAGACACAACATTTACTGCCAATGGAGAAACTATAGAAAGTCCCCCTAAAAATGCAATTAACTTTTTCATACAAAATTACCCCCGACTGTATTTCTATGATTGCTAATTTATATAATATAATTATAAACGTTTTTATCAAAAAAACAAAAAGTCCACGTTAGTGGACTTTTAGTATTGAATATTATATAAAGTTAAACCTTTAGCTTCTGCCATAAAAGGTAATTTTTCACGCTTACAATTCAAAACATCTTTTACTGTGTTTAAATCTGTTTTTCCTGTAGCATAAGCTAAAGCAGCACCCATCATCATTCTGATTTGATATCTAATAAAGCCTTTTGCTTTAAAAACTATTTTTACCAACTCACCAATTGTTACAATTTTTATTTCATCAACTATTCTTTTTGACTCTATAATATTAAATTCTTCACCTTTTAATCCAGAAAAGTTTTTAAAATCATGATAGCCAACAAAAAGTTCTAAACAATCTGTTAGTTTATCTAAATCTATATGGTATTTTGGTTTAAATCAGTAACGATTTTTAAATACATCATCATCTCCAAAATTTAAATTATAATGATAAGTTTTTTGAATACAGTTTCTTACACGATAACTTTGTTCTATTTCTTTTGCATTTTTTATATTTATCCCAAGTGGTAATGCATTATTTAATGCTTTTAAAAAACCTGGTAGATTTGGTTTAAAATCCAACTCCACTCAGGCTTTTTGATCATTTGCATGAACTCCAGAATCTGTTTTGCTAGCACCCACAACTCTAAAGGTAGAATTTCTAGCCACTCTTGATAAAGCGCTTTCAATTTCTCCTTGAATAGTTGATTGTCCTTTTTGTTTGGCTCAACCGCAAAAATCAGTTCCGTCATATTCAATTGTAAATAAGTAATAGTTCATTAAATGTTTAAGATAGCATCAATTCTTGGGATTTGAATTTGACTTAATACATTAATATAAGGATAACAGAATAAAGATACTGCAATTGCCATATAGAATGCAAATACTACTCAGTCAACAAATCTAAATTTAACTTGTCTGTATCTTGTTCTTTTAGCATGAGGGTCGTAACCCCTTGAATCCATAGCATATGCTAAGTCTTCTGCTTTTTGGAAAGCAGAAACTAAAAGTGGAATTATTAAGGAAGTCATAGATTTTATTTTATCCTTCATCTTACCGTTTTTAAAGTCAATTCCTCTTGAAGATTGTGCTTTCATAATTCTTCCAGCTTCATCAATTAAAGTTGGTATCATTCTTAAAGCAATAGAAATAATTGTTGAGAAAATATAAACTGGTATTCCTATTAGTTTTAAAGGTCATAATAAATCTTCAATTGCTAAAGTTAACTCTAAAGGTTGAGTTGTTCCAGTTAATATTGTTGTTAAAGTAATCATAAAGAAGATTCTCATTGTCATGTATATAGCTCTATAAAAAGCTTGTTCTGAAAATCAAAGGAATTTTCAGTTTAATACATAACCAAATTGAGTAGTTTCTACTCATCTAGCACCACTTCCCAAATCATTTCATTGATCTGGTTGAACAGTTGGTTTTAACATAAGAATATTTATAAGTATTAGCATAAAAAAGATAAGTGAAATTGGTGTAAATAATTTAATAAGCATTTTGAAACTAAGTTTACTAATTGAAAACATTACTAAAATTGATGTTCCAATTAATGCAAAACCTGTAAATCCTATTGGGAAAAATACAGCCACAATTAAACTTATTATCATAAACAATTTAACTCTTGGGTCCATTTTATGAATCAAAGAGTTATAGGGCATGTATCTACCAAATACCATTCTCATATTTATTCCAACTTCCTATTTTTTATTTTCTTTAATGACTTGCGCCATTTCTTTAACATTTCTAAACTTATGTTTAGTAATATCTATACCTTTTTCTTTTAATTTATATGCTAATTTGTATAATTTTGGAGGTTCTATTTCAATTTTTTTCAATAATTCTTCATTACCAAAAATTTCAAATGGATCTCCTACGGCAATAATTCTTCCTTTATGCATAACAATAACTTCGTCTGCAATTTGTAAAACATGATCCATGTTGTGAGTTACAATTATTATTCTTTTTTGTTTTTCTTTATTTAAATTATAGAAGAGATTCATAAAATCTTCTTCTCCTTGCGGGTCCAATCCACCAGTAGGTTCATCAAGAACTAATGTGTTTCCATCCATTGCAACAATTCCTGCAATAGCAACACGTCTTTTTTGACCCCCACTTAAATCAAATGGACTTCTTTTGGCATAATCTTCTGGTAAATCAACCATTCTTAAAAGTTCTGGTATTCTTTTAAATGTGTCTTCTTTTTCTGCACCAAGATTTATAGGTCCAAAAGCAATATCTTTTTCAATTGTGTCCTGGAATAATTG includes these proteins:
- a CDS encoding energy-coupling factor transporter ATPase, translating into MLKKAQSAEFDFTGDIHFENVSYTYAKGTPFEFRALDGTDITIKKGKITAVIGMTGSGKSTLIQLTNGLMVTETGRTIVGNYPIFASMKKINEVKDLRREIGLVFQFPEYQLFQDTIEKDIAFGPINLGAEKEDTFKRIPELLRMVDLPEDYAKRSPFDLSGGQKRRVAIAGIVAMDGNTLVLDEPTGGLDPQGEEDFMNLFYNLNKEKQKRIIIVTHNMDHVLQIADEVIVMHKGRIIAVGDPFEIFGNEELLKKIEIEPPKLYKLAYKLKEKGIDITKHKFRNVKEMAQVIKENKK
- a CDS encoding energy-coupling factor transporter transmembrane component T family protein, with translation MRMVFGRYMPYNSLIHKMDPRVKLFMIISLIVAVFFPIGFTGFALIGTSILVMFSISKLSFKMLIKLFTPISLIFFMLILINILMLKPTVQPDQWNDLGSGARWVETTQFGYVLNWKFLWFSEQAFYRAIYMTMRIFFMITLTTILTGTTQPLELTLAIEDLLWPLKLIGIPVYIFSTIISIALRMIPTLIDEAGRIMKAQSSRGIDFKNGKMKDKIKSMTSLIIPLLVSAFQKAEDLAYAMDSRGYDPHAKRTRYRQVKFRFVDWVVFAFYMAIAVSLFCYPYINVLSQIQIPRIDAILNI